The following proteins come from a genomic window of Chanos chanos chromosome 15, fChaCha1.1, whole genome shotgun sequence:
- the LOC115828309 gene encoding olfactory receptor 52B2-like has protein sequence MMSIQPVSVNTTFVRPSTFYINGFSNIAHAKYYYIFLCLVYTTTVLGNSFIMCTICLARSLHTAKYIAVFNLAVTDLGGSTALIPKLIDTFLFEHYYISYEACLANMFFVFFFLTLQSLTLLALAYDRAVAICFPLRYHAIVTKTAMALIIGCMWVFTTALVAPTVALITRLSFCRSTVVNSYFCDHGPIYVLACNDNSLNIIMAYVGVVTILCIPLILIGISYTCIAFALLRIAQGTGRIKAMKTCTSHLILVAMFYLPLLFINIAAVVSRLDPDARIINYSLTQTIPSMLNPIIYTVKTEEVRQSIRGLYKRAMVNKTVDKNMKSTADK, from the coding sequence ATGATGTCCATACAGCCAGTCTCTGTGAACACAACATTTGTGCGTCCATCCACATTTTATATTAATGGATTTTCTAATATTGCCCATGCAAAgtattattatatatttctcTGCCTTGTCTACACCACAACGGTCCTTGGGAACTCCTTTATAATGTGTACTATATGCTTAGCACGCAGCCTTCACACAGCGAAGTACATTGCCGTGTTTAACTTGGCTGTGACCGACTTGGGTGGAAGTACTGCTCTGATTCCAAAGCTTAtagacacatttttgtttgaacACTATTACATATCTTATGAGGCTTGCTTGGccaacatgttttttgttttttttttcttgactctgcagtctctcactctgcttGCTTTGGCTTATGACAGGGCGGTTGcaatttgttttcctctcagatACCATGCAATTGTCACTAAAACAGCGATGGCTTTGATCATTGgatgtatgtgggtgtttaCAACAGCCCTAGTTGCTCCCACTGTAGCACTGATTACCAGACTCTCTTTTTGTCGATCTACTGTTGTTAACAGCTATTTTTGTGACCATGGACCAATTTATGTACTGGCCTGTAATGATAACTCCTTGAATATCATCATGGCCTATGTCGGTGTGGTCACAATCCTTTGCATTCCATTGATATTAATAGGTATTTCATATACTTGCATAGCTTTTGCATTACTGAGAATTGCACAGGGAACTGGGCGTATCAAAGCCATGAAAACCTGTACATCCCATTTGATATTAGTGGCCATGTTCTACCTACCACTTTTATTCATAAACATAGCAGCTGTGGTGTCAAGACTAGATCCTGATGCCAGGATAATCaattactctctcacacaaacaataccatCCATGCTGAATCCTATTATATACACAGTTAAGACAGAGGAGGTCAGGCAGTCTATTAGAGGACTCTACAAAAGAGCCAtggtaaataaaacagtagaTAAAAATATGAAGAGCACCGCGGATAAATAA
- the LOC115828310 gene encoding olfactory receptor 143-like codes for MPIQPVSGNTTFVRPSTFYINGFSNVPHAKYYYIFLCLVYTTTVLGNSFIMCTICLARNLHTAKYIAVFNLAVTDLGGSTALIPRLVDTFLFEHQYISYVACLANMFFVFFFMTLQSLTLLALAYDRAVAICFPLRYHAIVTKTAMALIIGCMWVFTTALVASVVALITRLSFCRSTVVNSYFCDHGPIYALACNDNSLNIIMAYVGVVTILCIPLILIGISYACIAFALLRIAQGTGRIKAMKTCTSHLILVAMFYLPLLFINIAAVVSRLDPNVRIINYSLTQTIPSMLNPIIYTVKTEEVRQSIRGLYKRAMVNKTVDKNMKSTADK; via the coding sequence ATGCCCATACAGCCAGTCTCTGGGAACACAACATTTGTGCGTCCATCCACATTTTATATTAATGGATTTTCTAACGTCCCACATGCAAAgtattattatatatttctcTGCCTTGTCTACACCACAACGGTCCTCGGGAACTCCTTTATAATGTGTACTATATGCTTAGCACGCAACCTTCACACAGCGAAGTACATTGCCGTGTTTAACTTGGCTGTGACTGACTTGGGCGGAAGTACTGCTCTGATTCCGAGGCTTGtggacacatttttgtttgaacACCAGTACATATCTTATGTGGCTTGCTTGGccaacatgttttttgttttctttttcatgactctgcagtctctcactctgcttGCTTTGGCTTATGACAGGGCGGTTGcaatttgttttcctctcagatACCATGCAATTGTCACTAAAACAGCGATGGCTTTGATCATTGgatgtatgtgggtgtttaCAACAGCTCTAGTTGCTTCTGTTGTAGCACTGATTACCAGACTCTCTTTTTGTCGATCTACTGTTGTTAACAGCTATTTTTGTGACCATGGACCAATTTATGCACTGGCCTGTAATGATAACTCCTTGAATATCATCATGGCCTATGTCGGTGTGGTCACAATCCTTTGCATTCCATTGATATTAATAGGTATTTCATATGCTTGCATAGCTTTTGCATTACTGAGAATTGCACAAGGAACTGGGCGTATCAAAGCCATGAAAACCTGTACATCCCATTTGATATTAGTGGCCATGTTCTACCTACCACTTTTATTCATAAACATAGCAGCTGTGGTGTCAAGACTAGACCCTAATGTCAGGATAATCaattactctctcacacaaacaataccatCCATGCTGAATCCTATTATATACACAGTTAAGACAGAGGAGGTCCGGCAGTCTATTAGAGGACTCTACAAGAGAGCCAtggtaaataaaacagtagaTAAAAATATGAAGAGCACCGCAGATAAATAA
- the LOC115828311 gene encoding olfactory receptor 52B2-like encodes MPIQPVSGNTTFVRPSTFYINGFSNVPHAKYYYIFLCLVYTTTVLGNSFIMCTVCLARSLHTAKYIAVFNLAVTDLGGSTALIPRLVDTFLFEHQYISYEACLANMFFVFFFMTLQSLTLLALAYDRVVAICFPLRYHAIVTKTAMALIIGCMWVFTTALVASVVELITRLSFCRSTVVNSYFCDHGPICALACNDNSLNIIMAYVGMVTILCIPLMLIGISYACIALALLRIAQGTGHIKAMKTCTSHLILVAMFYLPLLFINIAAVMSRLDPNVRIINYSLTQTIPSMLNPIIYTVKTEEVRQSIRGLYKRAMVNKTVELKTKRPAKMRD; translated from the exons ATGCCCATACAGCCAGTCTCTGGGAACACAACATTTGTGCGTCCATCCACATTTTATATTAATGGATTTTCTAACGTCCCACATGCAAAgtattattatatatttctcTGCCTTGTCTACACCACAACGGTCCTTGGGAACTCCTTtataatgtgtactgtatgctTAGCACGCAGCCTTCACACAGCGAAGTACATTGCCGTGTTTAACTTGGCTGTGACTGACTTGGGTGGAAGTACTGCTCTGATTCCGAGGCTTGtggacacatttttgtttgaacACCAGTACATATCTTATGAGGCTTGTTTGGccaacatgttttttgttttctttttcatgactctgcagtctctcactctgcttGCTTTGGCTTATGATAGAGTGGTTGcaatttgttttcctctcagatACCATGCAATTGTCACTAAAACAGCGATGGCTTTGATCATTGgatgtatgtgggtgtttaCAACAGCTCTAGTTGCTTCTGTTGTAGAACTGATTACCAGACTCTCTTTTTGTCGATCTACTGTTGTTAACAGCTATTTTTGTGACCATGGGCCAATTTGTGCACTGGCCTGTAATGATAACTCCTTGAATATCATCATGGCCTATGTCGGTATGGTCACAATCCTTTGCATTCCATTGATGTTAATAGGTATTTCATATGCTTGCATAGCTTTGGCATTACTGAGAATTGCACAAGGAACTGGGCATATCAAAGCCATGAAAACCTGTACATCCCATTTGATATTAGTAGCCATGTTCTACCTGCCACTTTTATTCATAAACATAGCAGCTGTCATGTCAAGACTAGACCCTAATGTCAGGATAATCaattactctctcacacaaacaataccatCCATGCTGAATCCTATTATATACACAGTTAAGACAGAGGAGGTCAGGCAGTCTATTAGAGGACTCTACAAAAGAGCCAtggtaaataaaacagtag agttaaaaaccaaacgaccagcgaaaatgcgggac